A window from Bufo bufo chromosome 1, aBufBuf1.1, whole genome shotgun sequence encodes these proteins:
- the LOC120980759 gene encoding uncharacterized protein LOC120980759 encodes MMVLSGSQQLLLAVSLALCACFLLPRMFGGGVRDTGKQDPRRVPPPKGSQGNPHTENTKNLNQIKSQMDKQIKTEMTGTGHSMAFTLMPIYAIGVAVFAAYKFSKSNEKNKSKPTKEEKKAKETENQLLELDTHLSHTEKMLNSLLTQLEPLSHCVNSLAAEKKDEIMNQLQSIRLLMKKSGMEESAFSNSGNESCKDTLEDLIDLFNDQRPGISEMDEEKEDAGSKLDVDNHDLCASEDPEVSDCKEEDSSQMDEQDVTPRHSSEGLRKRNIKD; translated from the exons ATGATGGTGCTCTCCGGCTCCCAGCAATTGCTGCTGGCTGTCTCCCTGGCGCTGTGTGCCTGCTTTCTGCTTCCCAGGATgtttggaggaggtgtgagggacacTGGCAAGCAGGACCCCAGGAGGGTGCCCCCACCCAAAG GCAGTCAAGGAAATCCGCATACGGAGAACACCAAAAACCTCAATCAGATAAAAAGCCAGATGGACAAACAGATAAAGACCGAGATGacggggacgggtcacagcatggCATTTACACTTATGCCCATTTATGCTATAGGGGTGGCAGTTTTTGCTGCATACAAGTTTTCTAAA TCAAATGAGAAGAATAAATCAAAACCCACCAAAGAAGAGAAAAAAGCAAAGGAAACGG AAAATCAGCTCCTGGAGTTGGACACACACTTGTCCCATACAGAGAAAATGCTAAATTCACTACTAACTCAGCTTGAACCCCTCTCCCATTG tgtcAATTCTTTGGCCGCTGAGAAGAAAGATGAAATTATGAATCAGCTACAGTCGATCAGACTGTTAATGAAGAAAAGCGGGATGGAGGAATCTGCTTTCAGTAACTCGG GAAATGAGTCCTGTAAAGATACACTTGAGGATCTCATTGATTTATTCAATGATCAGAGACCTGGAATCTCTGAAATGGATGAAGAAAAAGAAGATGCCGGTTCAAAGCTTGATGTGGACAATCATGATCTGTGTGCTTCAGAGGATCCAGAAGTGTCTGATTGTAAAGAAGAAGACAGTTCTCAGATGGACGAGCAGGATGTGACGCCAAGGCATTCGTCTGAAGGCCTGAGAAAACGTAATATAAAAGACTGA